A section of the Camelus dromedarius isolate mCamDro1 chromosome 14, mCamDro1.pat, whole genome shotgun sequence genome encodes:
- the PIGV gene encoding GPI mannosyltransferase 2 isoform X1, producing the protein MWPLDPSRKEVLGFAVSCRVLTLVLQALFNAVIPDHRAEAFSPPRLAPSGSVDQLVEGLLGGLSHWDAEHFLFIAEHGYLYEHNFAFFPGFPLALLVGTELLRPLWGLLNLRSCLLISVALLNSLFSVLATLALHDLGCLVLHCPRQAFYGAVLFCLSPANVFLAAGYSEALFALLTFSAMGQLERGRSWTSGLLFALATGVRSNGLVSIGFLVHSQCRDFFSSLMMRNPLRQLLKLMGSVFLSVLTLGLPFALFQYYAYTQFCLPGSAHRIPKPLLQLAVDKGYRIAEGNEPPWCSWKLPLIYSYIQDTYWNVGFLRYYELKQVPNFLLAAPMAILVAWATWTYVTTHPWLCLTLGMRRSKNNKNLEKPDPGFLSPRVFVYLVHAAALLLFGSVCMHVQVLTRFLCSSTPIVYWFSAHLLQDQEPLLRSLETVPWKPLAGDSPPGCQVPRNSILGLLYNWKTCSLVTRCILGYFLTYWLLGLLLHCNFLPWT; encoded by the exons ATGTGGCCCTTGGACCCATCCCGGAAAGAGGTGCTGGGGTTTGCAGTCAGCTGCCGTGTCCTGACTCTGGTACTGCAG GCTCTCTTCAATGCTGTCATCCCAGACCATCGTGCAGAAGCCTTTTCTCCTCCTCGCCTTGCCCCCTCGGGCTCTGTGGACCAACTTGTGGAAGGTCTCCTGGGTGGCCTATCTCACTGGGATGCTGAACACTTCCTGTTCATTGCCGAGCATGGCTACCTGTATGAACACAACTTTGCCTTCTTCCCTGGTTTCCCCCTGGCCCTGTTGGTGGGGACTGAATTACTGAGACCCCTCTGGGGGTTACTGAACCTACGGAGTTGCCTGCTAATCTCAGTAGCATTGCTTAATTCCTTGTTCTCCGTGCTGGCCACACTTGCACTTCACGACCTGGGCTGTCTGGTTTTGCACTGTCCCCGCCAGGCTTTTTACGGAGCAGTGCTCTTCTGCCTCAGCCCCGCCAATGTCTTCCTGGCAGCTGGTTACTCAGAAGCTTTGTTTGCCCTCCTGACATTCAGCGCCATGGGGCAGCTGGAAAGGGGCCGAAGCTGGACTAGTGGACTCCTCTTTGCCCTTGCCACTGGTGTACGCTCCAACGGGCTGGTCAGCATTGGCTTCCTTGTGCATTCTCAGTGCCGagactttttctcttctctcatgaTGCGGAATCCTCTAAGACAGCTCTTGAAGCTAATGGGCTCTGTGTTCCTGTCAGTGCTCACACTTGGCCTTCCCTTTGCCCTTTTTCAATATTACGCCTATACCCAGTTCTGTCTCCCGGGCTCAGCCCACCGCATCCCTAAGCCCTTGCTGCAATTAGCTGTGGACAAGGGCTACCGGATCGCAGAGGGAAATGAGCCACCTTGGTGCTCCTGGAAGCTTCCCCTAATATACAGCTACATCCAGGATACCTACTGGAATGTTGGCTTTTTGAGATACTATGAACTCAAGCAAGTGCCCAATTTTCTACTGGCTGCACCAATGGCTATACTGGTTGCCTGGGCAACTTGGACATATGTGACCACCCACCCTTGGCTCTGCCTTACTCTTGGGATGCGAAGGAGCAAAAATAATAAGAACCTAGAGAAGCCTGATCCTGGATTCCTCAGTCCTCGGGTGTTTGTGTACCTGGTCCACGCCGCAGCACTGCTGCTGTTTGGCAGTGTGTGCATGCATGTTCAG GTTCTCACCAGGTTTTTATGCTCCTCTACTCCTATCGTGTACTGGTTTTCAGCTCACTTGCTTCAGGATCAAGAACCGCTGCTGAGATCACTAGAGACTGTGCCTTGGAAGCCTCTTGCAGGGGACTCCCCACCAGGATGCCAGGTCCCCAGAAATTCTATCCTGGGACTCTTGTACAACTGGAAAACTTGTTCTCTGGTCACGCGATGCATTCTAGGCTACTTCCTGACTTACTGGCTCCTGGGACTGCTCCTGCACTGCAACTTCCTGCCTTGGACATGA
- the PIGV gene encoding GPI mannosyltransferase 2 isoform X2, which produces MWPLDPSRKEVLGFAVSCRVLTLVLQVLTRFLCSSTPIVYWFSAHLLQDQEPLLRSLETVPWKPLAGDSPPGCQVPRNSILGLLYNWKTCSLVTRCILGYFLTYWLLGLLLHCNFLPWT; this is translated from the exons ATGTGGCCCTTGGACCCATCCCGGAAAGAGGTGCTGGGGTTTGCAGTCAGCTGCCGTGTCCTGACTCTGGTACTGCAG GTTCTCACCAGGTTTTTATGCTCCTCTACTCCTATCGTGTACTGGTTTTCAGCTCACTTGCTTCAGGATCAAGAACCGCTGCTGAGATCACTAGAGACTGTGCCTTGGAAGCCTCTTGCAGGGGACTCCCCACCAGGATGCCAGGTCCCCAGAAATTCTATCCTGGGACTCTTGTACAACTGGAAAACTTGTTCTCTGGTCACGCGATGCATTCTAGGCTACTTCCTGACTTACTGGCTCCTGGGACTGCTCCTGCACTGCAACTTCCTGCCTTGGACATGA